The following proteins are encoded in a genomic region of Flavobacteriales bacterium:
- a CDS encoding lytic transglycosylase domain-containing protein, giving the protein MNKNLIYIAATVTSSLIIYNLFIFSISNTTEDENYLKDFNESYKIFAIPPPHNITFAGEMVPMHRKDVQEKLDKELLVNTYWQSKSVLLLKKTARWFPVIEPILKKNGIPLDFKYLPMIESGFEHVVSPAKASGFWQIMESTGKGGGLEIRSEVDERYHLEKATQLACDYLNRSYKKYKNWTLSAASYNIGMRNLNTNMEFQDVDNYYDLLLNVETGRYVYRLIAMKRIYKNQIEHGYQLRDKDLYNPIETYTVDIDSTVQLVDFAHSQGVSYKVIRTFNPWLRKSTLTVSNGKTYHIKIPKNKAEFCTPLDIEEISTADSNLTDSSSIKAIQMDTLSKDSL; this is encoded by the coding sequence ATGAATAAAAACTTGATTTATATAGCTGCCACCGTTACCAGCTCGCTAATTATTTACAATCTTTTTATCTTTTCAATTTCAAATACAACCGAAGATGAAAACTATCTAAAGGACTTTAATGAGAGCTATAAAATCTTCGCAATTCCACCACCTCACAATATAACTTTCGCAGGTGAAATGGTACCAATGCATCGAAAAGATGTACAAGAAAAATTAGACAAGGAACTACTCGTTAACACATACTGGCAATCTAAATCTGTGTTATTATTAAAGAAAACAGCTAGATGGTTTCCTGTAATTGAACCTATTCTTAAGAAGAATGGTATTCCTTTAGATTTTAAATATTTGCCTATGATCGAAAGCGGATTTGAGCATGTTGTATCTCCTGCAAAAGCAAGTGGATTTTGGCAAATTATGGAATCAACAGGAAAAGGAGGAGGATTAGAAATTAGAAGTGAAGTAGACGAAAGATACCATCTAGAAAAAGCCACTCAACTGGCCTGTGATTATTTAAACAGATCATATAAAAAATATAAAAACTGGACGCTATCAGCAGCCTCCTATAATATCGGAATGAGGAATTTAAACACCAATATGGAATTCCAAGATGTAGATAATTATTATGATTTGCTTTTAAACGTTGAAACAGGCCGGTATGTGTATCGCTTAATAGCAATGAAAAGAATTTATAAGAATCAAATAGAACATGGTTATCAATTAAGAGATAAGGATTTATACAATCCTATTGAGACTTATACCGTAGACATTGATTCTACGGTGCAGCTAGTTGACTTTGCTCACAGCCAAGGAGTTTCATACAAAGTCATTAGAACTTTCAACCCTTGGCTAAGAAAATCTACACTTACGGTATCGAATGGAAAAACATATCATATTAAAATACCTAAGAACAAAGCTGAATTTTGCACACCTCTTGATATTGAAGAAATTAGCACAGCTGATTCTAACTTAACTGATTCATCATCAATTAAGGCCATTCAAATGGACACATTGTCCAAGGACTCCCTATAA